The genomic DNA GTCATACCCCTCGCGCACCTTGCCCGTCTTCCAGTCCACCACCACGGGGGAGCCCTCCGCGTCCACATAGGCGAAGTCGGGGATGGCGAATACCTTCACGCCCTCCAGCGTGAAGGTGGAGAAATCCGCGCCCGCGTCCACCTCCAGCCACTGCGTGGACTTGAGGCCGCGCGCGAGTTCGGGCCAGCGCGACTGGAAGAACCAGCCGAGCGCCGAACGCACCGTCTCCGCGTTCTGCTTCCAGGCCTCGTCGGAGATGGGCTCGTCGTACTCGTGCTCCACCAGGCCACCGAAGGCCTTGCGGCCCTTCTGCGTGCGGTACGACTTGCCGCGCGAGAAGCGGAAATCCTCCCGCATGGTGGTGAGCGCCCGCGCCTCCACCTTCGCCGGGTCCACCTTGAGCCCCGCGCGCCAGTCCAGCAGCGCGTCGCGGATCGCGTCGTGCACCATGCTGCCCGCCCAGGTGAAGCGGTTGCCCAGCTTCTTGAGCAGATACAGCTCGCGCACGTCGCTCGGGGCCCCGGCCCCCCAGCCACCCCAGGAGCGGTAGTAATAGAAGTAGTAGGCCCGGGAGCACTCCTGGAGCTTCTCGTGACGGCTCTTGGACCAGGAGAAATCGTTGGTGAACGCGCGCGGCATGAAGGGCACGCATCCTAGATCAGGGGCTCGGTGACGCCGCAAGGGGGACAGGCGAGCAGGCACACCCCGGCAGGTCCTTCACCCCTCGAAACGAGCCGCTATGGTGCGCGCCCTCATGACCACCCAACACTTCCAGGGAAGGGTCGCGCTCATCACCGGCGCGTCCAGCGGCATTGGCCGCGCGGCGGCACTCGCCTACGCGGCACGAGGTGCCCATGTCGTGCTCGCCGCCCGCCGGGAGTCCGCGCTGCGGGACGCCGCGCGCGAGGTGGAAGCCCTGGGCGTCCGTGCGCTGCCCGTGCGCTGTGATGTCACGAGCGAGGAGGACGTGGCACGTCTCATCAGCGAGACGCGAGACGCTTTCGGAGGGCTGGACTTCCTCGTCAACAACGCGGGGCTCGGGCTCTACGGCCCCGTCGAGGGCTTCAGCGAGGCGCAACTGCGCCAGGTGTTCGAGATCAACTTCTTCGGCCTCGTGCGCGTCACACGTGCCGCCCTGCCCTTGCTGCGCGCGCGCGCACCGGGCTCCCAGGTGCTCAACGTCAGTTCGGTGCTGGGGCACCGGGGCCTGCCCTTGCTGGGTGGCTACGGCGCGTCCAAGGCCGCGGTGAACCTGCTCACCGAGTCCCTGCGCGCCGAGCTGGCCGCCGAGGGCATCCGCGTGCTGCTCGTCTCCCCGGGACTCACCGAGACGGAATTCCGCGACGCCCGCCTCAACGCCGAGGGGTGGCGCCAGGACGCCATTCCCCTCAACGCCATGAGCGCCGAGGCCGTGGCCCAGGCGCTGGTGCGCGCCAGCCATCGCGAGCGCCGGGAGACGGTGCTCACCCTGCCCGGCCGGGCCATGGTGCTCGCCAACCGGCTCGTGCCCGGGCTCTTCGATCGCGTGGCCCGCCGCATCGCCAATCCCGCCCGAAAGCCATGAGTCCGCCCCGCAAGCGCGACACCGCTCCCACGGCGCCGCTCCTCCCGCCCGAACGCCGCGAGCGCGTGCGCGCGGGACTGCTCGACGGGTACGACCGGCAGAAGCGGGATCTCCCCTGGCGCCGCACGCGGGATCCGTACGCCATCTGGCTCAGCGAGGTGATGCTGCAGCAGACGCAGGTGGCCACCGTCATTCCCTACTGGGAGCGCTTCCTCCAGCGCTTTCCCACGGTGGAGGCGCTCGCGAGCGCGCCCCTGCCAGACGTGCTCGCCGCCTGGCGGGGCCTCGGCTACTACTCACGCGCGCGCAACCTGCACCTCGCCGCCCAGGAGGTGGTGGCCCGCTTCGGCGGCCGGCTGCCCTCCACCGCCGCCGAGCTGCTCACCCTGCCCGGCTTCGGCCGCTACACGGCGGGAGCCGTGGCCTCCATCGCCTTCGGTGAGTCCGCGCCCCTGGTGGATGGCAACGTGGCCCGCGTCCTCTCGCGCCTCTTCGAGGTGGAGGGCGCGCCCGGAGACCGCGCCCGCGAGGCCCGCCTGTGGGCGCTCGCCACGGCGCTGGTTCCCGGCGAGCGGCCCGGTGACTTCAACCAGGCCCTCATGGAGCACGGCGCCACCGTGTGCCGTCCGGAAAACCCCCTCTGCCTCCTGTGCTCCGTGCGCGAGGAATGCCTCGCCTACCGCCACGGCCGTGTGGATGAACTGCCCCCGGCCAAGGTGCGCGCGGCCCCCAAGCGGATGACGCTCGCGGTGGCCGTCTGGGCCCACGCGGGACGCCTGTTGCTCGCCCGGCGCGCCGAGAAGGGCCTGTT from Melittangium boletus DSM 14713 includes the following:
- a CDS encoding PD-(D/E)XK nuclease family protein; translation: MPRAFTNDFSWSKSRHEKLQECSRAYYFYYYRSWGGWGAGAPSDVRELYLLKKLGNRFTWAGSMVHDAIRDALLDWRAGLKVDPAKVEARALTTMREDFRFSRGKSYRTQKGRKAFGGLVEHEYDEPISDEAWKQNAETVRSALGWFFQSRWPELARGLKSTQWLEVDAGADFSTFTLEGVKVFAIPDFAYVDAEGSPVVVDWKTGKVREGYDEQVLGYALYVSQRYRLPLEKVRASLVYLNDGVEHQVQVDENAVAGFKERFAESVARMRGLLADPATNTPKDESAFPQTEDASTCARCVFRRPCGREAAVRAA
- a CDS encoding SDR family oxidoreductase; this encodes MTTQHFQGRVALITGASSGIGRAAALAYAARGAHVVLAARRESALRDAAREVEALGVRALPVRCDVTSEEDVARLISETRDAFGGLDFLVNNAGLGLYGPVEGFSEAQLRQVFEINFFGLVRVTRAALPLLRARAPGSQVLNVSSVLGHRGLPLLGGYGASKAAVNLLTESLRAELAAEGIRVLLVSPGLTETEFRDARLNAEGWRQDAIPLNAMSAEAVAQALVRASHRERRETVLTLPGRAMVLANRLVPGLFDRVARRIANPARKP
- the mutY gene encoding A/G-specific adenine glycosylase — protein: MSPPRKRDTAPTAPLLPPERRERVRAGLLDGYDRQKRDLPWRRTRDPYAIWLSEVMLQQTQVATVIPYWERFLQRFPTVEALASAPLPDVLAAWRGLGYYSRARNLHLAAQEVVARFGGRLPSTAAELLTLPGFGRYTAGAVASIAFGESAPLVDGNVARVLSRLFEVEGAPGDRAREARLWALATALVPGERPGDFNQALMEHGATVCRPENPLCLLCSVREECLAYRHGRVDELPPAKVRAAPKRMTLAVAVWAHAGRLLLARRAEKGLFGGLWELPAVEVDDDTPAPESAARLSQALGTPVHVEAALGTVRRQLTHRALSLRLLRVTGTTHPTHAPAFQELRWCTPQDASSLGMSTAMHKAFEAALDAGALAP